The Devosia sp. A16 genome includes a window with the following:
- a CDS encoding ABC-F family ATP-binding cassette domain-containing protein, whose protein sequence is MIRLENTSKQNGKQIVFIEASAALQRGEKIGLVGPNGAGKTTLFRMITGEEQPDEGQVAVDRGVTIGYFSQDVGDMAGRSAVAEVMEGAGPAGALIAEMSELEAAMADPDRADEMDEIITRYGEVQGQFQELDGYSLDARAREVLDGLGFSQEMMDGDVGALSGGWKMRVALGKILLMRPDALLLDEPSNHLDIESLIWLEDFLKRYEGGVLMTSHDRAFMNRVVNKIVEIDGGSLTAYSGDYEFYQQQRALSDKQMQAQFERQQAMLAKEIAFIERFKARASHAAQVQSRVKKLDKIDKVEPPKRRQTVQFEFRPPARSGEDVVLLKGVDKAYGSRSIYEGLDFHVRRKERWCIMGVNGAGKSTLLKLVAGSTEPDSGSINVGPSVKLGYFAQHAMDLLDGDRTVFQSLEDSFPQAGQAALRALAGCFGFSGDEIEKKCRVLSGGEKARLVMAKLLFDSPNFLVLDEPTNHLDIATKEMLIEALSQYEGTMLFVSHDRHFLAALSNRVLELTPEGVHAYGGGYTEYVARTGQEAPGLRG, encoded by the coding sequence ATGATCCGCCTCGAAAACACTTCCAAGCAGAACGGCAAGCAGATCGTCTTCATCGAAGCCTCCGCCGCCTTGCAGCGCGGCGAGAAGATCGGGCTGGTCGGCCCCAACGGCGCCGGCAAGACGACGCTGTTCCGGATGATCACCGGCGAGGAGCAGCCCGACGAGGGGCAGGTGGCGGTCGATCGCGGCGTCACCATCGGCTATTTCAGCCAGGACGTGGGCGACATGGCCGGCCGCAGCGCCGTCGCCGAGGTGATGGAGGGGGCAGGGCCCGCCGGCGCGCTGATCGCCGAGATGAGCGAGCTCGAGGCGGCGATGGCCGACCCCGATCGCGCCGACGAGATGGACGAGATCATCACCCGCTATGGCGAGGTGCAGGGCCAGTTCCAGGAGCTCGACGGCTACAGTCTCGATGCCCGGGCGCGCGAAGTGCTTGATGGCCTCGGCTTCAGCCAGGAGATGATGGACGGTGACGTCGGCGCGCTGTCGGGGGGCTGGAAGATGCGCGTGGCGCTCGGCAAGATCCTGCTGATGCGGCCCGACGCGCTGTTGCTCGACGAGCCCTCCAACCACCTCGACATCGAGAGCCTGATCTGGCTGGAGGATTTTCTGAAGCGCTACGAGGGCGGGGTGCTGATGACCTCGCACGATCGCGCCTTCATGAACCGCGTGGTCAACAAGATCGTCGAGATCGATGGCGGCTCACTGACCGCCTATTCGGGCGATTACGAATTCTACCAGCAGCAGCGGGCGCTGTCGGACAAGCAGATGCAGGCGCAGTTCGAGCGCCAGCAGGCGATGCTCGCCAAGGAGATCGCCTTCATCGAGCGCTTCAAGGCGCGCGCCAGTCACGCGGCGCAGGTGCAGAGCCGGGTCAAGAAGCTCGACAAGATCGACAAGGTCGAGCCGCCCAAGCGCCGCCAGACGGTGCAGTTCGAATTCCGCCCGCCGGCGCGCTCGGGCGAGGACGTAGTGCTGCTAAAGGGCGTCGACAAAGCCTATGGCAGCCGCTCGATCTATGAAGGGCTGGATTTCCATGTCCGGCGCAAGGAGCGCTGGTGCATCATGGGCGTCAACGGCGCCGGCAAGTCGACGCTGCTGAAACTGGTGGCTGGCAGTACCGAACCCGACAGCGGCTCGATCAATGTCGGCCCCAGCGTCAAGCTCGGCTATTTCGCCCAGCACGCCATGGACCTGCTCGATGGCGACCGCACGGTGTTCCAGTCGCTCGAGGACAGTTTTCCTCAGGCCGGGCAGGCGGCGCTCAGGGCCCTGGCCGGCTGCTTCGGCTTTTCCGGCGACGAGATCGAGAAGAAATGCCGGGTGCTGTCGGGCGGTGAGAAGGCCCGGCTGGTGATGGCCAAGCTCTTGTTCGACTCGCCGAATTTCCTGGTGCTGGACGAGCCTACCAACCACCTGGACATCGCGACTAAAGAGATGCTGATCGAGGCGTTGTCACAGTACGAAGGGACGATGCTGTTCGTCTCGCACGACCGCCACTTCCTCGCCGCGCTCAGCAACCGCGTTCTGGAGCTGACGCCGGAAGGCGTGCACGCCTATGGCGGCGGCTACACCGAGTATGTGGCGCGCACCGGCCAGGAAGCGCCGGGTCTCAGAGGGTAG
- a CDS encoding ArsR/SmtB family transcription factor, translated as MQTQDALTATFAALADPTRRALLARLTEGPATVNELAEPFELSLPTVSRHLKVLEQAGLISKQRAAQSRPCTLEIAPLVEADAWMAQYREFFTSRFDRLDTQLKAMMSARADVAKPSGDQ; from the coding sequence ATGCAAACACAAGACGCGCTCACCGCCACCTTTGCCGCCCTTGCCGACCCCACCCGTCGCGCCTTGCTGGCGCGCCTGACTGAGGGCCCCGCCACAGTGAACGAGCTGGCCGAGCCGTTCGAGCTGAGCCTGCCCACCGTGTCGCGACACCTCAAGGTGCTCGAACAGGCCGGGCTGATCAGCAAGCAGCGCGCGGCGCAATCGCGGCCCTGCACGCTGGAGATCGCCCCGCTGGTCGAGGCGGACGCCTGGATGGCGCAGTACCGCGAGTTCTTCACCAGCCGTTTCGACCGGCTCGACACGCAGCTCAAGGCCATGATGTCCGCTCGCGCCGACGTCGCAAAACCCAGCGGAGACCAGTGA